GCTCGGCGACGCCTGGCGCCTGCCCGCCGGTGCCGGGTCGTCGGTGCCCGACCGCTTCGTCGCCTGGCTGCTGACCAACCCGCTGCGTGGTCTGGCCGTCGGCCTGGTCGCCGTCGCGGCCCTGACGGGGCTCGCCCTCGTGGTCGGGCCCCCGACCTCCTGACGCCGACCTCCTGAGAGACTGCCGGGCATGACCAGCCCGTCCCTGCGCCAGCGCGCCCTCGTGCTGGTCGGGCTGCTGCTGGTGGCCGGTGGGCTCGTGGCCGTCGTGGCGTCGTCGGTGCTGACGGCCGAGGCCGTCAGCCGGTGGCACCGGGCGCAGGAGCAGCCGGCCTGCCGGGGCCGCGCCACCGACGGGTGCCTCCGGGTCGAGCAGGGATCGCTCGACGCGGTCGCCGTCGAGGGCAACATCCCGCGCTACGTGTTCGTCGGGCGCGACATCGGCGCGTCCTTCGACGTCGCCAGCGGCACCGACGAGGCGAAGCTCGCGCTGCGCCGCCTCGCCCGCGGCCGCAAGCCGGTCCGGACCCTGTGGGTCGACCACGACCTGGTGGCCGTGCAGACCGGCGAGGGACGGGTGTTCACCGCCGAGGGGAGCTCCGGCCGGATGGTGACGATCGCGCTCCTCGTGCCCGGCTCGCTCGCGGTCGCCGGGACCGGCGTGCTCCTGGTGCGGCGCGGGAGGCGCGGCTCGCGGAACCGCGGCGGCGCCCCTGTCGTCGTACCCGCATGATCGATCGTCGCGACACCCTTCGCCTCGGCCTGCTCGCCCTCGCCCTCACGGGTGGTGTGGGCGGCCTCGCCGCCTGCTCCTCCGACGACGAGCCCGGCCTCCAGCCCGCGCCCGACGCCGACCCCGACGGGATCGAGCTCGTCTCATCGGACGTCAAGCGGGCCGCGGGCGACACCACCGCGCTGGCGCCGGTGGTCGACGGGCTGCGGCTGCTCGCCGGCGACCTCTACCGCGAGCTGGCCACCGAGCCGGGCAACCTCGTGCTGTCGCCGTACTCGGTCGCGGTCGCACTCGGCATGACCCTCGTCGGCGCGGCCGGTCGGACGGCCCGCGAGATGGGCGAGGTGCTGCACACGGGCGACCTGGGCGACCGCTGGCACAAGGGCCTCAACGCCGTCACGTCCGGGACCGGCGCGCTGGCGGGGGAGCGGAAGCGTGCCGACGGCTCGAAGGCGACGATCGAGCTGGCCACAGCCAACCAGCTCTTCGGGCAGCAGGGCGTCGGGTGGGAGGCGGACTTCCTCGACCTGCTGGCCAAGGAGTACGGCGCCGGCCTGCGCGCCGTCGACTACGAGACCGCGCCCGAGGACGCCCGCACGCTGATCAACGACTGGGTGGAGCAGCAGACCCACGACCGGATCGTCGACCTCGTGCCCGAGGGGCTCATCGACCCGTCGACGCGTCTCGTCCTGGTCAACGCGATCTACCTCAAGGCGCCGTGGGAGCAGCCCTTCGAGAAGACCCTCACCGCTGCCGGCGACTTCCACCGGCTCGACGGCTCGACCGTCGCCGCCGACCTGATGCGCCGTCCGGACATCAAGGGTGGGTGGGTGACCGGCGACGGCTTCCGCGCCGCCGTCCTGCCGTACGCCGGAGGCGGGCTGTCGATGAGCGTCGTGGTCCCCGACGACGGGCAGCTCGCCGCCGTCGAGGGCGCGCTGGCGAAGAGCGGCTACGGACCGGTCCTGGCGTCGAGCGCCGCCCCGGCCACCATCGACCTGACCCTGCCGCGCTGGTCCTTCCGCACCGCGGCGCCGTTGAAGGAGGCCCTCCGGACAATGGGCATGCCGACCGCCTTCGCCGACGGCGCCGACTTCAGCCCGATGACCGACGAGGACCTCGACCTGGTGATCGCCGACGTGGTCCACCAGGGCTTCATCGCGGTCGACGAGGAGGGCACCGAGGCGAGCGCGGCCACGGCGGTCGTCATGGCCGAGACCGCGGCGCCGGTCGCGGAGGTCCTGGTGGCGGACCGGCCCTTCCTCTTCCTCATCCACGACACCGAGCACGGCACGCCGCTCTTCGTCGGCCGGGTCACCGACCCGACCGCCGAGTAGTCGAGGAAGATCGCGACGGCCGGGCTGTCGGCGCCGCTCGCTACGCTGGGGGCACACCCCCGGTCCTCGCTCGACCGGGGGCGCTCGTGCTGTCCGTCCCTGCTGAAATGAGCCCGAAGTGCACCTCGCCGGCATCGCCGACGCCGTCCTCGCCGACCCCGCGCTGGCCGCCGCCCTGGCCCAGGCGCAGGGCGCCCAGCCCACGGGCGAGCTGACCGGCCCGGAGGCGCTGCGGCCCTTTCTCGCCGCCGGCCTCGCCCGGACCGCCGGCACGGTGCTGGTCGTGACCGCCACGACGCGGGAGGCCGAGCAGCTCGTCGCCGAGCTGGGCGACCTGCTCGACCCCGAGGGCGTCGCCTACTACCCGAGCTGGGAGACGCTGCCGCACGAGCGGCTCAGTCCCCGCAGCGACACCGTCGGCCGCCGGCTCGCCGTGCTGCGCCGGCTGTGCCACCCCGGCGCCCCCGGCAGCGGCGCCGCTCCCGTGAAGGTGCTCGTCGCCCCGGTCCGCTCCGTGCTGCAGCCGCAGGTCAAGGGACTGGGCGACCTCGTGCCGGTCGAGCTCGAGACGGGCGCCACCGCCGAGCTGGACGAGGTCGTCGCCGGTCTCGTCGGGGCGGCGTACTCCCGCGTCGACCTGGTCGAGAAGCGCGGCGAGTTCGCGGTCCGCGGCGGCATCGTCGACGTCTTCCCGCCGACCGAGGAGCACCCGCTGCGCGTGGAGTTCTTCGGCGACGAGGTCGACGAGATCCGCTCCTTCGCCGTCGCCGACCAGCGCACCATCGCCAAGGTCGAGCGCCTGTGGGCGCCGCCGTGCCGCGAGCTGCTGCTGACCGACGAGGTCCGTGCCCGCGCCGCCGAGCTCGGCCGCACCCACCCGCAGCTGCTCGAGATCACCGACAAGCTCGCCCAGGGCATCGCCGTCGAGGGCATGGAGGCGCTGATCCCGGCGCTCGTCGACGAGCTCGAGCTGCTCGTCGACCTGCTGCCCGCCGACACCCGCGTCCTGGTGCTCGACCCCGAGCGCGCCCGGGCCCGCGCCCACGACCTCGTCGCCACGAGCGAGGAGTTCCTCGCGGCCTCGTGGGCGACCGCCGCGAGCGGCGGGCAGGCGCCGATCGACCTGCAGGCGGCGTCGTACCACTCCCTCGGCGACGTGCGCAGCCACGCGCGCGAGCGCGGCCAGGCCTGGTGGACGTTCAGCCCGTTCGGCCTCGACGCGGACGATGCCGGTTCCGGCCATTCCGCCGCGCAGCCCGCGCCGTCGTACCGCGGCGACGTGGCGAAGGCTTTCGCCGACATCGCCCGCTGGCACGCGGAGGGCCACCAGGTCGTCGTCGTGCACGCCGGCCACGGCCCCGCGCAGCGCATGGTCGAGGCGCTGGGGGAGGTCGACGTCCCGGCCCGGCTCGTCGAAGAGGTGCCGTCGGGCGCGACCCTCGACCCGGCGGTCGTCACGATCACCTGCGGTGCGCTCGGCCACGGCGTCGTCGACGAGGCCCGCAAGCTGGTCGTGCTGACCGGCGAGGACGTCGTGGGAGCCAAGGCGAGCACCCGTGACAAGGGCGCGATGCCGGTGCGCCGCAAGCGCCAGATCGACCCGCTCGAGCTCAAGGCCGGCGACTACGTCGTGCACGAGCAGCACGGCGTCGGCCGGTTCGTGGAGATGAAGCAGCGCGAGGTCCAGGGCGCGGTGCGCGAGTACCTCGTCCTCGAGTACGGCCCGTCCAAGCGGGGCGGCCCGCCGGACCGGCTCTTCGTGCCGGCCGACACCCTCGACCAGGTCACCCGCTACGTCGGCGGCGAGCAGCCCAGCCTCGACCGGCTCGGCGGCGGTGACTGGACGAAGCGGAAGAACCGGGCGCGCAAGGCGGTCCGCGAGATCGCCGCCGAGCTGATCAAGCTGTACGCCGCCCGGCAGGCCACGCAGGGCCACGCGTTCGGTCCCGACACGCCCTGGCAGCGCGAGCTCGAGGACGCGTTCCCGTTCCACGAGACGCCCGACCAGCTGACCACGGTCGACGAGGTCAAGGGCGACATGGAGCGCACCGTGCCGATGGACCGCCTGGTCTGCGGCGACGTCGGCTACGGCAAGACCGAGATCGCGGTCCGGGCTGCCTTCAAGGCGGTCCAGGACGGCAAGCAGGTCGCCGTGCTGGTGCCGACGACGCTGCTGGTCAACCAGCACCTCGACACCTTCAGCGAGCGGATGAGCGGCTTCCCGGTCATCCTCAAGCCGCTGAGCCGGTTCCAGACCGACAAGGAGGCGGCCGAGACCATGGCCGGCCTCGCCGACGGCACGGTCGACATCGTGGTGGGCACCCACCGGCTCTTCAACGCCGACACGAAGTTCAAGGACCTCGGCCTGATCATCGTCGACGAGGAGCAGCGCTTCGGTGTCGAGCACAAGGAGGCGATGAAGCGGCTGCGCACGTCGGTCGACGTGCTGTCGATGAGTGCGACGCCGATCCCGCGGACCCTGGAGATGGCGATCACCGGCATCCGCGAGATGTCGACGATCACCACGCCGCCGGAGGAGCGGCACCCGGTGCTCACCTATGTCGGCGGCTACGAGGACCGGCAGGTCGTCGCCGCCGTACGCCGCGAGCTGCTGCGCGACGGCCAGGTCTTCTACATCCACAACCGGGTCAGCTCGATCGAGAAGGCCGCCGCGAAGATCCGCGAGCTGGTCCCGGAGGCGCGGGTCGCGACGGCCCACGGCCAGATGGGCGAGCACCAGCTCGAGCAGGTCATGCTCGACTTCTGGGAGAAGCGCTTCGACGTGCTGGTCTGCACGACGATCGTCGAGTCCGGCATCGACGTGTCCAACGCCAACACGATGATCATCGAGCGCTCCGACACCCTCGGCCTCTCGCAGCTGCACCAGCTGCGCGGCCGCGTCGGCCGGTCGCGGGAGCGGGCCTACGCCTACTTCCTCTACCCGACGGAGAAGCCGCTCACCGAGACCGCCCACGAGCGCCTCGCGACGCTGGCCCAGCACTCCGACCTCGGCGGCGGCATGGCGATCGCCATGAAGGACCTCGAGATCCGCGGTGCCGGCAACCTGCTCGGCGGCGAGCAGTCCGGCCACATCGCCGACGTCGGCTTCGACCTCTACGTCCGCCTCGTCGGCGAGGCCGTCCGCGACTTCCGCGACGACGGGGGTGCGCCCGAGCAGCTCGAGGAGGTCCGCATCGAGCTGCCCGTCGAGGCCCACCTCCCGCACGACTACATCCCCAGCGAGCGGCTCCGCCTCGAGATGTACAAGCGCCTGGCCGAGGTCCGCGCCGACGCCGACGTCGACGAGATCGTCGCCGAGCTCGAGGACCGGTACGGCGAGCCGCCGGAGCAGGTCACGGCCCTGCTCCTCGTCGCGCGCTTCCGGGCGCGGGTGCGGGCCGCGGGGGTCAAGGAGGTGACCACGGTCGGCAAGAACATCCGCTTCCACCCGGTCACGCTCCCCGAGTCGCGCACGATCCGGCTCAACCGGCTCTACCCGAAGTCGATCGTCAAGCACCAGCTCGAGTCGATCCTGGTGCCCCGCCCCGGCACCCCGGGGAAGACGGGAACGCCCATCGAGGGGGTCGCCCTGCTTGAATGGGCCCGACTCGTCATCGACTCGGTCATCGACCCCAAGGAGTAGTAGTGCGCCGTCGTACCTCCCTCGTCACCGCCCTCGCCGCGACCGCGCTGCTGGCGGCCGGCTGCGGCCTCACCGACGACGGCCCCCGGCCCGGTGCCGCCGCGGAGGTGGACGGCCAGACGCTGGAGCTGGACAAGGTCGACAGCGCGGTCGAGGACTACTGCGGGCTGCTGGCGGGCGAGGAGGGCGCGCCGTCGTACGCGAAGGCCGTCGTGCGCTCCCAGCTGGCCTGGAACTGGGCGCAGGCCGTCGCGGTCGACGAGCTCGCGCCGCGCTACGGCGTCGATGTCCCGTCGGGTGTCGAGAGCGCCGTCGTCGAGCGGAGCTGGGGGGTCAGCCGCGAGGACGACGAGTTCGAGTCCTTCGAGTGGCTCACCTGGATCGGGCAGCGCCTCGACCAGCCGCTGGCGGCCATCGGGACCCAGGCGCAGATCGATGCCGGGCAGACGCCGACGGCGGAGGGAGCCCAGGCTGCCGGCTACGAGGTCGTCGACGCCTGGCTCGAGGAGCACGGGGTCGAGCTCAACCCGGTCTTCGGTGAGCGCGACGCCAAGGAGGGCGCCTTCCTCGGCGACGACCTGTCCGTCGCCGTGAGCGGCGTGGCCAAGCAGGGCGACCAGCTCGGCAAGCCGGTCGCGAGCGAGGCCGAGGCCACCGAGCGCCTGTCCGCCCTGCCGGCCTCCGAGGTGTGCGGGGCGCCCGTCGAGGCGCCGGCGCAGCCGGTGGGCTGAGCCGTGGCGGCCCCCGCCCAGCCGGAGCCCGCGGTCGACGAGTTCGTCGCCGTGATGCGGCGGCTGCGCGCGGAGTGCCCGTGGAAGCGGGAGCAGACCCACCGGTCGCTCGTGCGCTACCTGCTGGAGGAGACCTACGAGGCGGTCGACGCCATCGACGCCGGTGAGGTGTCGGGGGACTGGTCCCACCTCGCGGAGGAGCTCGGCGACCTGTTGCTGCAGGTCGTCTTCCACGCCGTCGTGGCGGAGGAGCGGGGCGACTTCGACCTCGACGACGTCGCCCGCGGCATCACCGCCAAGATGGTGCGCCGCAACCCGCACGTCTTCGGTGACCTCGCCGACGACCCGGCCGCCGACGACCTCGACGCCGCCGCCGTCAACGACCTGTGGCAGCAGGTCAAGGCCCGCGAGAAGGCCGACCGCCCCGTCGACGACGGCATCCCGTCCGCCCTCCCCGCCCTCCTGTACGCCGACAAGGTGCTCGACCGCCTCGAGCGGGCCGGCACCCCGGCCGACCTGGTGGCCGACCCCGCCGATGCGGACGCCGCCGTCGGCGAGCGGCTCCTGGCCCTCGTCGCCGAGGCCCGCGCGGCCGGCGTGGATCCGGAGCAGGCGCTGCGCGACGCGGTGCGCGAGCGTCTCTGACGAATCCCGGCCGAGGGGGTTTCCGGACCCGGTGCCGAGGGCGAGACTGCCGGTGGCCGCGACCGCGGCCGATGACTCGGCATCCGGAGGCTCCCATGCGTCGTACCCGCAGGTCTTGGCCCGCCACCCTCGTGGCCGCCCTTCTCCTCTCCCTCCTCCCCGCGGGCCTGGTGGTCACCGCGACCGCACCCGCGCACGCGGACGAGTGCTACACGTGGGGCCGGACCCTGCGCGAGGGCACGTCCGGCAGCGACGTGACCCAGCTGCAGATCCGCGTCGCCGGCTGGGCCGGCTACGACCGTGGCTTCGCCGTCGACGGGCAGTACGGGCCGGCGACGACCACGGCGGTGCGGAACTTCCAGGCGGCGTACGGGCTCACGGCCGACGGCATCGCGGGCTCGCAGACGTTCAGCAGGATCTACGCCCTCCAGGACGCCGACTGCACGCCGGTCCACTTCGCGTGGAGCGAGGTCGACGACGTGTGCTTCGGCGGGTTCCCGACGCCGGTGTCGGGGACGACGGTCGCCCAGGTGAAGGCCAACCTGATCCAGGTGATGTGGCGGGCCGAGGCCCTGCGGCACCGGCTCGGCGACAACCCGCTGCGGGTCACGTCGGCCTACCGCAGCGCCGAGTGCAACCGGCGGGTCGGGGGCGCGACCAACAGCAACCACCTCTACGGCCGGGCGATCGACCTCGTGCCGGGCAGCTCGGCGACCACGATGTGCGGGATCGCGCTGGCCGCGCGCTACGTCGCCTTCCGTGAGCTGCTCGGCCCCGGCTACCCGGACCACAACGACCACATCCACCTCGGCATCCAGTCCACGAAGTTCTGGCGCGCGCCGAGCTGCGGGATCTGACCCCTTCCGCAGGAGGTCGGCCCACCACTACTTTCAGCGCAGGTCCGCGCATCGGGCGGGGACGACGCAACGGTGGGAGTGGCGATGGCAGGCAAGTTCGAGGTGTACGAGGACAAGGCCGGGAAGTTCCGTTTCCGGTTGAAGGCCTCCAACGGTCAGGTCGTCGCCGTCGGCGAGGACTACGAGACGAAGGCCGCCGCCATCGCGGGCACCGAGGCCGTGCAGCGGGCGGCCGACGGCGCGACGGTCGTCGACCTGACCGACTGAGAGGCGTGCGTCAGCGGGTCGGGGCGGCGATGCCCTCGATCCGCACGGTCCGGCCGGTGGTGGCCACGACGACCTTCACCGTGCCGGTCCACGCGCTGCTGAAGCTGGTCACCGGGATGACCCGCTTCGTCACGTTGCGAGTCGTTTTCAGCGAGATCGTCTTCAGCAGGCGGCTGCCGGCGTAGACCCGGACCGTCCCGTGCGTGGTGCCGCCGCTGGCGACCAGGGCGAGGCGCCGCGCGCCCCGGACCGGGTACGACGTCGAGGCGTTGCGTCGCGAGGTCGCGAGCACCTTGCCGCCGTACGCGCTGGGCGCCGAGAGCAGCGACCAGCCGGCCGAGCGGGAGAGCGAGCGCGCCGGGACCGGGACGGTCCAGGTGCGGGTCGCCGCCGTCGGGTCGGCGTTGCCGGCGGCGTCGGTCGCGGTCGCGCGGAAGACGTGGGTGCCCGGCGCCAGACCGGTCACCGTGTGCTTGCCCGCCGCGCAGGCGCGGCCCTTGCTGTCGAGGGTGCACGCGAACCGCGAGCCCGCCTCGGTGGAGCCGAGGGTGAACGCCGCCGAGGTCGAGGGGACGATCGCACCGTTGGCCGGACCTCCGCTGAGGGTGGTGTCCGGTGCGGTGGTGTCGCCGGAGGTGCCGGCCTTCGCGGCGAAGATCGGGACGTACGGCGTGACGTACTGCTTGTCGCCGCCGTGGCCGCCGACCGCGAAGGCGATCTGGAGGTGGTCGCCCGACTGCGAGGGCGGGCAGGGCGCCGTACCGTCGCGCCGGGAGAGGCAGGTGGGGGCCTGGGTGGCCGTGCCCTTGAACTCGCGGGTCGCGACGACCGGGAACTGGAACTCCAGGACCTGCCCGCGCTGCAGCACGAACGGCTCGTCGCCCGGCTTGGTCAGCACGATGCCTCCGTTGACGCCGTTGAAGATGTCGAGGGGCGCATCGGTCAGCTCGCCCGGCTCGCCGAGGGTGTTGACGCCCCACAGGACCGGCTCGTCGGGATAGCTGAAGCCCGCCGGCGGCAGGATCTCCGGGACCGTGGCGACCTTGCCGCTGCACGGCAGGCCGACGAGCGAGATGTAGCCGCGGAGGTAGAACTTCTCACCCACCTCCGGCACCTCGCCGTTGGTCGAGCGCCAGCCGGTGTTGGCGCTGACGCCGACGCTGGGGCTCTGGGTGACGCAGTTGATGATGGTGTCGGACGACGTGACGCCGTCCTGCCACTCGCCCGTGGCGGCGGAGGCGGAGCCGGCGAGGGTCGGCGCGACGGCGACCAGGCCGGTGGTGAGCAGTGCCGCGGAGAGGGCGGCGATCCTGCGGATGCGCATGGCTTTCCTTCCTATGGGGGATTCGGTGGCGAGTCAGCGGGTCGGGGCGGCGATGCCCTCGAGCCGGACGGTGCGTCCCGAGGTCGCGACGACGACGCGGACCTTGCCGGTCCAGGCGGCGCTGAAGGTCGTGACCGGGACCACCCGCTTGCTGACGGTCCGGCTGGTCCGCAACGAGATCGTCTTCAGCAGGCGGCTGCCGGCGTAGACCCGGACGGTGCCGTGGGTGGTGCCGCCGCCGACGACGAGGGCGAGCCTGCGCGCTCCCCGGACGGAGTACGACGCCGACGCGTTCCTCCTCGTCGTCGTGAGCGCCCGGCCGTCATACGCCGAGGGCAGGGCCGCGAGGCTCCAGCCGGTCGAGCGCACGAGGGAGCGGGCGGGCACCGGGACGGTCCACGTGCGCACGGCCGCCGTCGGGTCGGTGTTGCCGGCCGCGTCGGAGGCCTGGGCACGCAGCTCGTGGGTGCCCGGGACGAGTCCGGACAGGGAGAGCGCCCCGGGCCCGCAGGGTCGCGTGGTGCCGTCGACCGCGCAGGTGAGCTGGACGCCCGGCTCGCTGGCCCCGAGCGTGAACGCGGCCTTCGTCGACGGTGCGATCGAGCCGTGGGCGGGGCCGCCGGTGATCGTGGTGTCCGGCGCGGCCAGGTCGACGCTCCAGCGGCGGACCGCGGGGGAGGCGTCGGTGTTGCCGGCGGCGTCGGTGCCGGCGGCCGTCAGGACGTGGTCGCCCGGCGGCAGGTCGCGCAGCGCGAGCGCGCCGTGCCGGCAGGTGAGCGGAGCGCCGTCCAGGGTGCACGCGATGCTGACGGCCGAGCCCGGCGTGGTGAGGAAGAAGTCGGCGCCGGTGGCGTTGGTGCGCGAGCCCTCGGCGGGGCCGCCGTCGATGGTCGTGTCGGGGGCGGTCGTGTCGATGCTCCACGCCCAGCGTGCCGGAACCGGGTCGTACCAGGCGCCGTAGCGGGCGCCGACGGTGAACACGTGCGTGCCCTCGCCGAGGTTGTCGAAGCGGACGTTGCCCTCGTTGGTGCAGGCGACGTCGACGCCGTCGAGCGCGCAGTCGTAGGCATTGCCGGCGAGCGTCGAGAACCAGAACTGGGCGGTGCGGCTGTTCACGAGCTCGCGCGGCTTGCCGTAGAGGTTCGTGTCGACCGAGCGGAAGTCCACCCGGCGCACCTCGCTGAGGTTGCCGGAGGCGTCCTCCGCGCGGACCTCGATGTTGCGCGAGCCCTCGGGGAGGACGACGTCGGTGGGCGTCGTGCACGTGGCCCAGGGAGCGCTGTCGATGCGGCACTCGTTGCGGGTCGCGCCCTCGTGGCTCCAGGTGATCCGGAAGCCGCCCTGGCGGAGCGGCACCTGGGCGACCTGCAGGTTGCTGACGACCGGTGCCTTCGTGTCGCGGAAGACGGCGACCGGGAACTTTCCGCTCGTCCCGAACGCCGTCGACCCGACGCCGCACTCCTTGACGCCGCTGCGCTCGCGGAGCTGGTCGCAGCCCTGCCACTCCACGAAGTCCCAGTACGGCGGGGAGTAGGCGACCGAGGGACGCAGCCACACCCACGCCTCGAACGGCTCCTCGTTGCGGACCCGGTCGCAGGTCAGCACGACGCGGTGGTCGAGGTTCTGGCTCTGGTCGCAGGTCTCGGACCCGCCGTCCTCGAGGGATCCCTCGACGACCCGGACGAAACCGGAGCCTTGGATGCCGATGGTGACGTTGACCTGGCCGGCGTGCGCCGGCGCGGCGAAGGTGAGGGGGAAGAGGCCGAGGCCGGCGGCGAGGACGCCGCCGGTGATCCGGAGCAGGGCGCGGGGGCTCATGCGCGCTCCTCCACGAGGTCGGGCAGCGCCAGCCACGCCGCCCACGAGAGGTCGCGGCCGACATAGCGCGGCTGGGCGAGCGGCCACTCGGCGGCGATCCAGCGCGGCACGAATGCGTCGAGCGCGGCCTCGAGGTCGGAGCCGAGCAGCGCGTCGACGACCCACCACGAGATCTCGGCGTCGGCGCCGACCTTGGCCGGCGGGTCGACGTACAGGCAGCCGAGCAGGACGCTCTCGTCGGCGTCGAAGAGGCCGTAGAGGAAGGACTCGTGCGCCTCGATCTCGGCGGCGTGGTGGGCGAGGTCGTCGATGTCGGCCTCGCGGGACAGGTGCACCGGCGGCCACCCCCACGCCTGGCCGTAGATGCTCCACAGCCGGTCGCGCGAGCCGCGCACGGCGGGGAGGTCGAGGTCGACGTCGTCGGGACCCATCGGCCGGAGGTGGTGGCCGTCGGTCACCGCGACCCGGGTGGGGTGTGCCCAGCCGTCGGGGAGCCAGGGGGTGGGTTCGGTGGTCATGGCACGCAGCCTGTCCACCACCGCTTGCGGTGCCCTTGCCGTCGGCTTGGGGCGTCGCTTGTCAGGCGCCTGCGAGCGCTGCCATCTCCTCGACCGTCAGCGTCCGGCCCGAGGCCACGTCGTCGTCGTACGACGGCCCGCGGCTCGCCCGCGCGGTGGCGGAGGCCTGCTCGATCAGCGCCTCGTCGGGCCGGTAGTAGCCGTAGACGTTGCCGCCGGCACCGGCGCGCAGCTCCGCGGCCGCGCCGCGCAGGACCCCGACCCGGGCGAGGTCGCCCGCCCCGTCGAGCGACTCGACCACGGCGAGCGCCTCGAGCAGGTAGGCGAGGTTGGCGTGGTCGCCCGTCTCCTGGCTGAGGGCGACCCCCTCGGCGATCTGGGCGCGGGCGCGCTCGAAGTCGCCGCGGACGACGGACACCTGGATCGCGGTGAACAGCGCGATGTAGACGGCCAGCGGGTCGTGGCGGCGACGGCCGGCGGCGAGGGCGTCGTCGACGAGCGCAGCGGCCCGGGACGGGTCGCCCCGCAACAGCTCGACGGTGCCGAGCCACACGTGGGAGAGCGTCCAGAGCCACTCGCCGCCCAGGCCCGCCACCTCGGTGAGGCCGATGGTCTCGGTGAACACGGCGACGGCCGTGTCGAGGTCGTCCTCGGCGAGCGCGACCAGGCCGATGCCGCCGTAGGCGTAGGGCAGGCCCTCGGCGTCGCCGGTGCGGCGGGCGAGGTCGGAGGCGATCCGCCAGTGCTCGCGGGCGAAGTCGAGGTCGCCCTGGGCGAAGGCGAGCGCCGCCGCGACGGCGCCGGAGCGCACGCGCACCCGGTCGTCGGTCGCGTCGGCCAGCACGGCGGCCATCAGGCGGCGGCCCTCGCGCAGGGTGCCGCGCACCCACCAGAACAGCCACAGGTGCCAGCCCAGCCAGCCGCCCTCGTCGGGCTGGCCCGAGGCGAGCGACCACTCGATCGCGGCGACCATGTTGGCGTGCTCGCGCTCGATGCCGGTCAGGGTCTCGACCGTGCCCGGCCCGCGCAGTGACGGCTCGTAGTGGGCGGCCAGGCCGGTGAAGTGGCGCAGGTGGGCGTCGCGCGCGAGGCGCTCGTCGGCGGCGGGGAGGCGGGTGAGGGCGTACTGCGCGACCGGCTCCAGCAGCCGGAAGCGAGGGCCGCTGTCGCCGAGCGGCTCGGCGACGACCAGCGACTGCTCGACCAGCGCGTCGACGAGTGCGAGCGCGTCGCCGTCGAGGTCGGCCAGCACCGCTGCGGCGGCGTCGAGGTCGAAGCCGCCGACGAAGACCGCCAGCCGGGGGAAGGCGGCCTGCTCGGCGGGTGACAGCAGCTCGAAGCTCCAGTCGATGGCCGCCCGCATGGTGCGCTGGCGCGGCGGCAGGTCCCGCGCGCCCTCCGCCGCCATCACGTGGTCGAGGCGGGCCACGATGTCGGCGGGCCTGAGCAGGCGCACACGTGCCGCTGCGAGCTCGATGGCCAGCGGGATGCCGGCCAGCCGCTGGCAGAGCTGGACCACGGCCGGGTCGTCCGGCAGCGGCGCCGCGGTGGGGGCGACCGTCGAGGCACGCGTCACGAACAGGTGCGCGGCGGCCTGCTGGTCGAGCGGGCTCAGCGGGTAGAGGACCTCGCCGCGCACGCGCAGCGGGATCCGGCTGGTGACGAGGATCCGCAGTCCCGGACAGGCAGCGGCCAGGGTGGCGACCTCC
Above is a genomic segment from Nocardioides aromaticivorans containing:
- a CDS encoding BTAD domain-containing putative transcriptional regulator encodes the protein MSDVPLRLLGPLEVIDASGAAVDIGSPRHRETLAALAVDAGRVVSTDMLLDRVWGENGRGGTLANLQAVISRLRARLRDAGVPAEIVTAPPGYRLELAPDAMDAHHLASGVEEARTALASGDVGGAQQHLGAALDWWRGEPLADVPQMFARAEALRLEGIRLTGEELAAELDLRAGDAAAAVTRLQDLSVQHPLRESVRGQLMRALYLAGRQADALQEYADLRTRLVEELGVDPGPAVQRLHQQILEQDPALRPAHPPAPCPDARPDPRPSEHRPSRIPSTDLLGDLVGRDRDIDYLLELLRSPTSRLVTVTGVGGCGKTRVALAVARAAEDHFGDGVTLVPLAPLRDPTAVIPAIAHAVGVAEGGDPFAALLELLRDREQLLLLDNAEHLVDAWPEVATLAAACPGLRILVTSRIPLRVRGEVLYPLSPLDQQAAAHLFVTRASTVAPTAAPLPDDPAVVQLCQRLAGIPLAIELAAARVRLLRPADIVARLDHVMAAEGARDLPPRQRTMRAAIDWSFELLSPAEQAAFPRLAVFVGGFDLDAAAAVLADLDGDALALVDALVEQSLVVAEPLGDSGPRFRLLEPVAQYALTRLPAADERLARDAHLRHFTGLAAHYEPSLRGPGTVETLTGIEREHANMVAAIEWSLASGQPDEGGWLGWHLWLFWWVRGTLREGRRLMAAVLADATDDRVRVRSGAVAAALAFAQGDLDFAREHWRIASDLARRTGDAEGLPYAYGGIGLVALAEDDLDTAVAVFTETIGLTEVAGLGGEWLWTLSHVWLGTVELLRGDPSRAAALVDDALAAGRRRHDPLAVYIALFTAIQVSVVRGDFERARAQIAEGVALSQETGDHANLAYLLEALAVVESLDGAGDLARVGVLRGAAAELRAGAGGNVYGYYRPDEALIEQASATARASRGPSYDDDVASGRTLTVEEMAALAGA